The Buteo buteo chromosome 3, bButBut1.hap1.1, whole genome shotgun sequence genome has a window encoding:
- the ARC gene encoding activity-regulated cytoskeleton-associated protein, with protein MQLDNVTNAGIHSFQGHRGVANKPNVILQIGKCRAEMLEHVRRTHRHLLSEVSKQVERELKGLQKSVGKLENNLEDHVPTDNQRWKKSIKACLARCQETIAHLERWVKREMNVWKEVFFRLEKWADRLESMGGKYCPGDHGKQTVSVGVGGPEIRPSEGEIYDYALDMSQMYALTPPPGEVPSIPQAHDSYQWVSVSEDAPASPVETQVFEDPREFLSHLEEYLKQVGGTEEYWLSQIQNHMNGPAKKWWEYKQDSVKNWVEFKKEFLQYSEGTLTRDAIKRELDLPQKEGEPLDQFLWRKRDLYQTLYVDADEEEIIQYVVGTLQPKLKRFLSYPLPKTLEQLIQRGKEVQGNMDHSEEPSPQRTPEIQSGDSVDSVPPSTTASPVPSNGTQPEPPSPPATVI; from the coding sequence ATGCAGCTGGATAATGTCACCAATGCGGGCATCCACTCCTTTCAGGGGCACCGTGGAGTTGCCAACAAGCCCAATGTGATCCTGCAGATAGGGAAATGCAGGGCAGAGATGTTGGAGCACGTCAGGAGGACCCACCGGCACCTCCTCTCTGAGGTCTCCAAGCAGGTGGAGCGCGAGCTGAAAGGCTTGCAGAAATCAGTGGGGAAGTTAGAAAATAACTTAGAAGACCATGTCCCAACTGATAACCAAAGATGGAAAAAGTCCATCAAGGCCTGCCTGGCCAGATGCCAGGAAACCATTGCCCATCTGGAGAGGTGGGTCAAGAGAGAGATGAATGTTTGGAAGGAGGTCTTTTTCCGTCTGGAAAAGTGGGCCGACCGTCTGGAGTCCATGGGAGGCAAATATTGCCCTGGGGACCATGGCAAGCAGACTGTGTCTGTTGGGGTGGGCGGCCCAGAGATAAGGCCGAGTGAGGGGGAGATTTATGATTATGCCCTTGATATGAGCCAAATGTATGCGCTGACCCCTCCTCCTGGGGAGGTGCCCAGCATCCCCCAGGCCCACGATTCCTACCAGTGGGTCTCCGTGTCAGAGGATGCTCCAGCCTCCCCAGTGGAGACCCAGGTCTTTGAGGATCCCCGGGAGTTCTTGAGCCACTTGGAGGAATACTTAAAGCAGGTGGGTGGAACAGAGGAGTACTGGCTGTCTCAGATCCAAAACCACATGAACGGCCCGGCTAAAAAGTGGTGGGAATACAAGCAGGACTCTGTCAAAAACTGGGTCGAGTTCAAGAAGGAGTTCCTGCAGTACAGCGAGGGGACTCTGACTAGGGATGCTATCAAAAGGGAGCTGGATTTGCCCCAGAAAGAGGGGGAGCCCCTGGACCAGTTCCTTTGGCGCAAGAGAGACTTGTACCAGACCCTCTATGTTGATGCAGATGAGGAGGAAATTATCCAGTATGTGGTAGGCACCCTCCAGCCCAAACTGAAGCGCTTCTTGAGTTACCCCTTGCCCAAGACCTTAGAGCAGCTTATccaaagagggaaggaagtcCAAGGCAACATGGACCACTCGGAGGAGCCCAGCCCACAGAGGACCCCTGAGATTCAATCAGGAGATTCTGTGGACAGCGTGCCTCCTTCCACCACTGCCAGTCCCGTGCCGAGCAATGGGACTCAACCCGAGCCCCCGAGCCCACCAGCTACTGTCATATGA